The following DNA comes from Streptococcus pasteurianus.
TTCCTCGCTTTGCGAAAATTAAAGTCAACGGTAAAGAAGCCGCCCCACTCTATGATTGGCTAAAAAGTGAACAAAAGGGACCGCTTGGCAAACGTATTGAATGGAACTTTGCAAAATTTCTTATCGACCAAAATGGCAATGTCATCAAACGTTTTTCATCAAAAACAGAACCTGAAACAATTGTTACAGAAATTGAAAGCCTTATCAATGACAAATAGCTGTCAGACTATTTGCAGCGCCTTTACTAGCATTACTTCTTTTGTAACAGTCCATAGATAAAATATTAAAAAATATGACAAAATGATTACAAAATGAGCATTGCTTTGATTTTTAAGCCTTTTTACGCTAAAATATGACTAATGAGAAGACGAATAAAACCCATCGTTGTTGTAGTTTTCTTTGCCCTCTGTGGGCTATTTCTCGTGATTGGTAAAGCTCACTCAGACAGTTTACAAAAGCAACAACTAGCCTCAGCTAAGGATTCTATTCCAACTGTGAGTAGCACGAGTACTACCACTACATCAACTTCTGAAACTGATGAAAATTTTGTTCTTAAGCCGATTATTGATATCTCAGGTTGGCAACTTCCAAGCGAAATTGACTATGATACTTTATCTCAAAATATTTCTGGTGCTATCGTTCGTGTTTATGGAGGGTCACAAATCAGTAAAGATAGCAATGCCGCTTATACAACTGGTATTGATAAATCATTTAAGACACATATCAAAGAATTACAGAAACGAAATGTTCCTGTAGCCGTTTATAGCTACGCTCTCGGTACAACCGTCAAGGAGATGAAGGAGGAAGCAAAAACTTTCTATGAGAATGCTTCACCTTACAGTCCAACTTTCTATTGGATTGACGTTGAAGAGGCGACTATGTCTGACATGAATAAAGGTGTACAGGCTTTCTTAAAAGAGCTCAAAAAACTCGGTGCGGAAAATGTCGGTATCTACATTGGAACTTATTTCATGGATGAACAAGAAATTTCCGTGGATGGTTTCGATGCAGTGTGGATTCCTGCTTATGGTTCTGACACTGGTTATTACGATGCTGCGCCACAAACTGATTTGGACTATGACCTTCATCAATACACCTCACAAGGTTACATCAATGGTTTTAGTTCACCGCTCGACTTAAACCAAATCGCCGTCACGAAAGATACGAAAACAACGTACGAAAAACTTTTCGGTACAACAAGTACATCAAGTAGTAGCAAATAAAAGAGGCTGGGACAAAAGTACCCAGCTTCTTTGTTTCTATAGTTATTATTTGCAAGACGCAGTAGCTGACTGGGTTCTAATACGCTGATAAATCAGCTTTTACAACCCTTTTTGACATCAAGCTTCACTTGACTCTATTTCCCACCTCGAAAGATTCCCCAAACCTTTCGAGCCATGCGGGGGTGGGAGTAAAACAGTTCACTGAACTGTTTTAGGTCAGCAACAAGAAATTAAGACTTGCTGAGAAATCGAATTTCTCCGAAATTACTGATTCGCTTTTTAATTTCTAGGCTCATGAATAAAATCTCCACTGGAGATTTTATTTGTCCCACTCCCTTTTTTGCTAACTCAATTTTTATAAAAAAGTTCTGAAAAATCCTGTGATTTTTAATGTCAAAATCAACAATTTTAACCCTCAAATTAATATTAATTTAAGGGTTAAAACTTATAGTAAAACTATGCCAACAAGAAATTATTCACGTAGAAAACGACAACAAAAATCTCAGATAATAGCACTAACTGGGCTTGTCACGGCAGCAGTCGCACTTGTCCTAATTCTCGCTAAACTGATTTTTTCAGGAGTCACAACTTTAGCTTCAGACGGAAGCTTGGATTTATCAGATGCCAATTCTTATGACGTTTCTGAAACAGCTACGGTATCTACTTCTGACGCTATTATATACACCGACGATGGTTCTAGCAGCAAAATTAGTGAAAATACTGCAATCACAATTAGTGCCTATTACTATGATGCTATGCTCAATGACGAAGATACCACATTAGCCCAATTTAGCATGAACGGCGATACTTACTATATCGACACGAATGATATTTCGCTTGAGCAGGATAATACAATTAATGCTTATATCGCTGAAACACTCGGTTATTCGCATGCTGATATTACTGATGACATTAAAAGTAGTTTTGAACAAGCCGCTTATAAGACAGATGATGGCAAGCCTCTTGGGGTAATTATTCATGATACTGGCGTTGACAATTCAACGATTGAAAGCGAAGTGAATTATATGGTGCAAAATTATGATAAAGAAGGTGTCTTTGTCCATTCTTTCATTGATAGTGATACCATTCTTCGTATTGCTGATGAAGGTTACAAAGCTCAAGGCGCAGGTGCCAATGCCAATCCTTATTACATTCAATTTGAATTAACACATGAGGATTCGCAAAAAGGCTTCGCCGAGCAACTAGCAAATGCAGCTTATTATACTGCCTACATGCTCAAAAAATATGACCTTCCTGTAACACTTGGTCAAGAAGATGGCGAAGGAACCATTTGGACACATGAAATGGTCAGCCTTTACCTTGGTGGTACTGACCACGTTGATCCAACTGATTACTGGACAGAAACCGCTAATGATTATTTCGGTACGGACTATGATATCGAAGATTTTGTCGAACTTGTCCAAGCTTATTATAATGCTCTCTAAAAGGTGCAAACTTGTACCTTTTTATTTTTTTAGTAAAATAGTAATTGACTAACGAATAGAAAGATTGAGAAAGAAAATGGCAAAAAAAGCTAAATTAAAAAAGACACTTGTTGATCAAATTCTGGACAAAGCAAAAGTCGAACACGACAGTTTAGCAATCAATGCACTTGAGGGAGACTTACCAGATGAGATTGAAAAATCTGATATTTTCAAAACCCTTGCTTTAACAGGTGACAAAACAGGTCCTCTAATCGGAATTGTTCAAATCACCGAACATCTTTCTGAGAAAAAATTAGCCAAAGTTTCTGGCAACAAAAAAGTCAGCATGATTCCACAAAAAAATCTTCAAAAAACGACTGGCTACATTCACGGAGCAAATAATCCTGTCGGTATTCATCAGAAACACAATTTTCCGATTTTCATTGATAACCGTGCTTTAGAAATGGGAACGATGATTGTTTCTGCCGGTGAAATCGGACGTTCTATCCGCATTGACAGTCAAACCTTGGCAGATTTTGTTGGTGCCAGCTTTGCTGACTTGATTGACGATTCACATTAATTTTTAGATTGGAAAGTAACTGATGAAATTTTATTTTGTACGTCATGGTAAAACACAATGGAACTTAGAAGGACGTTTCCAAGGAGCAAATGGTGACTCACCTCTCTTGGAGGAATCCGTTCATGATTTGGAAAAATTAGGTGATTATCTCCAAGATGTTAAATTTGATGCCGTTTTTTCAAGCGATTTAAAACGTGCCAGCGATACTTGCAAGATTATCATGTCACGCAGCCACTATCCAAAGCCAATCAGCTTTCAACCCTCGCTGCGTGAATGGCATCTTGGAAGATTGGAAGGCAGCAAAATTGCAACGATAACATCTATTTATCCTCAACAAATGCAAGCTTTTCGACATAATTTAGCTAAATTCGATAATGATGTATTTGACGCTGAATCTGTTTATCAAACCACTAAACGCGTTGAGTCATTCATTAAATCAATGAAAAATCAACCTTATCAGAATGTCTTGT
Coding sequences within:
- a CDS encoding glycoside hydrolase family 25 protein — translated: MRRRIKPIVVVVFFALCGLFLVIGKAHSDSLQKQQLASAKDSIPTVSSTSTTTTSTSETDENFVLKPIIDISGWQLPSEIDYDTLSQNISGAIVRVYGGSQISKDSNAAYTTGIDKSFKTHIKELQKRNVPVAVYSYALGTTVKEMKEEAKTFYENASPYSPTFYWIDVEEATMSDMNKGVQAFLKELKKLGAENVGIYIGTYFMDEQEISVDGFDAVWIPAYGSDTGYYDAAPQTDLDYDLHQYTSQGYINGFSSPLDLNQIAVTKDTKTTYEKLFGTTSTSSSSK
- a CDS encoding aminoacyl-tRNA deacylase; this encodes MAKKAKLKKTLVDQILDKAKVEHDSLAINALEGDLPDEIEKSDIFKTLALTGDKTGPLIGIVQITEHLSEKKLAKVSGNKKVSMIPQKNLQKTTGYIHGANNPVGIHQKHNFPIFIDNRALEMGTMIVSAGEIGRSIRIDSQTLADFVGASFADLIDDSH
- a CDS encoding histidine phosphatase family protein; protein product: MKFYFVRHGKTQWNLEGRFQGANGDSPLLEESVHDLEKLGDYLQDVKFDAVFSSDLKRASDTCKIIMSRSHYPKPISFQPSLREWHLGRLEGSKIATITSIYPQQMQAFRHNLAKFDNDVFDAESVYQTTKRVESFIKSMKNQPYQNVLLVGHGANFTASIRTLLGYEPAVLRAQGGLDNGSVTVLETKDFKTFTCLKWNDTSYKQKKS
- a CDS encoding peptidoglycan recognition protein family protein, with amino-acid sequence MPTRNYSRRKRQQKSQIIALTGLVTAAVALVLILAKLIFSGVTTLASDGSLDLSDANSYDVSETATVSTSDAIIYTDDGSSSKISENTAITISAYYYDAMLNDEDTTLAQFSMNGDTYYIDTNDISLEQDNTINAYIAETLGYSHADITDDIKSSFEQAAYKTDDGKPLGVIIHDTGVDNSTIESEVNYMVQNYDKEGVFVHSFIDSDTILRIADEGYKAQGAGANANPYYIQFELTHEDSQKGFAEQLANAAYYTAYMLKKYDLPVTLGQEDGEGTIWTHEMVSLYLGGTDHVDPTDYWTETANDYFGTDYDIEDFVELVQAYYNAL